The Cucumis melo cultivar AY chromosome 6, USDA_Cmelo_AY_1.0, whole genome shotgun sequence genome includes a region encoding these proteins:
- the LOC103483798 gene encoding CASP-like protein 1D1, translating to MASAEPESAKEAPPSTAARGGVNLFLVGVVLRFVVFAAAVSSMVVMVTSKQTVVNKLRGVPPGIPVQAKFDHSPAFSYFVAALSLTASYSLTTGLASVLVIAKPNCSTKCLLHYAIFDTLILGVVASATGAAGGVAYIGLKGNKHVQWDKVCYAFDKFCRHVGGALATSLFASVVMVFLIWISIISLHARIRK from the exons ATGGCCTCAGCCGAGCCGGAGTCTGCTAAGGAGGCGCCGCCTTCTACCGCTGCTCGTGGTGGAGTGAACTTGTTTCTAGTCGGAGTCGTGCTGAGATTTGTAGTTTTCGCGGCGGCAGTGTCGAGTATGGTGGTCATGGTCACCAGTAAACAAACCGTCGTCAATAAACTCCGGGGTGTCCCGCCGGGCATCCCTGTCCAAGCCAAGTTCGACCATTCCCCTGCTTTCAG TTATTTCGTAGCCGCGTTATCGTTGACGGCGTCTTACAGTCTGACTACCGGCCTCGCCTCTGTTTTGGTCATCGCTAAACCGAATTGCTCTACCAAGTGCTTGCTTCATTACGCCATTTTTGATACG TTGATATTGGGGGTAGTAGCCTCAGCCACAGGAGCTGCAGGTGGAGTCGCATACATAGGCTTAAAAGGGAACAAACATGTTCAATGGGACAAAGTGTGCTACGCCTTCGATAAATTCTGCCGCCATGTAGGCGGCGCTTTAGCTACCTCCCTTTTCGCCTCCGTTGTTATGGTGTTCCTCATTTGGATATCTATTATCTCTCTCCATGCGCGGATTCGCAAGTAG